The Candidatus Kryptoniota bacterium DNA segment GCCTGTTCGTCGAGCGGCAGCGCTTCCGGCGTGGCAAGCGTCGAACGGGGAAAAGAAGTGTACCATGAAGCATGCGCGCCGTGCCACGGCAATGACGGCGACGGGAATGGCCCCGTGTCGGTCTCACTCCGGACGAAACCGCGTGATTTCAATAAGGGTATCTATAAATTTCGGAGTACCGCTTCCGGACAGCTTCCCACAGACTACGATCTCCTGAGGATCATTAATTCAGGTATCTACCACACCGCGATGCCTTCGTTCAACCAGATGAGCGTGACCGACCAGTATTCAGTCGTACAGTATTTGAAATCACTTTCACCGATGTTCAGCGACTCGAGCCAGTATCCTCTCGACACAGTAGAAGTAACGGAGCCGGTCCCATACACCTATTCAAGCATCGAGGAGGGGCGGCAGGTGTATCTCACTATGCATTGCTGGGCCTGTCACGGCGCAGCCGGAGAAGGAGACGGGCCATCGGCACCCACAGTCACGGATGACGAGGGAAACCATATCGAGCCGACAAACCTCACTAATCCGTGGGACCTGAAAGTCGCGAGGACTCCTGAAAAAATATACCTGGTTCTCAGCACCGGCATAAACGGTACTCCGATGCCCTCCTTCTCCCAGATTCTCAGCGATCACGACAGGTGGAACCTGGCAAACTATGTGTACTCGCTGTCGCACGCTGACAGATATTATGACGGGAAGCAGACCTCCGATTTGAAATAACCAGCGGCTTGAGATTCTAGAGTTGCGCGATGATCGACATGAGGAGACGTGAAAAATTCTTGTCGACCCTTCTGCCGATGTCCGTCACTTCCTTATGCAAGAGTTTTTGCGGCCTGATGCCGGTACTATAATTGGTCAGGCAGCTTATCCCCATTACTTCCATTCCTGCGTATCTCGCGAACATAGCCTCGTGAATGGTCGACATCCCGATAGCATCGCCGCCGATTTGCCTGTAGAACTTCACCTCAGCCTCGGTTTCGTACGTCGGTCCGGTCAACCCGATGTACGTACCCCGTTCAAGCGGGACGCCCGTTTCTAGCGACGCCTTCGAAGCAATTTGAATAAGTCTCCGATCGTAAACCGGATTCAAGTTGGTTACCGGTACCTGAAGATCAGCAAGGACGCTTCCCGACGTAAGGTTTATCTGATCGTCGATCAACATAAGGCTGCCGGGTGAAAAAGTGGTTTTGAGTATTCCGGCGGCATTTGTCAGGATAATTCTCTTTATTCCGAGCAGATGAGACACGATCGCCGTGACAGACGCGTCGATCGTCGACACTGTCTCGTAATAGTGAACGCGCCCGCTGAAAACAAGAATCCTTCGTCTCCCAAGATACGCACTCACGATTTCACCCCTGTGTCCTGGTACGCTGGAGGCCGGGTAGCCGGGAATGTGCGCGGTACTCAGTGCGAACTTCTTTTCGAGGTGATTCGTGAAGCCGCCCAGTCCGCTCCCGAGGACGACGGCGATGTCAAAAATTCTTGTCCGGCTGACCGGGTCTCGCCTGAAGAAGTGCTCACCTATGAAATCTGCCTGTTGCGAGAAGGGAAGTTCCATTACTTCTCCTTTTCATACGGAATGCCATCGGCCGCGGGTGCAACTGCTTTTCCGATAAATCCCGCGAGGACAACGATGGTGGCCACGTAAGGGATCATTTGTATGAATTGTGTCGGGAGGCCCGCGCCTTGAAGCTGGATCTGCAGACTCTCGGCAAATCCGAAAAGGAGGCAGGCGGCTGCCGCACCGAGCGGGTTCCACTTTCCCACGATCATCGCCGCGAGAGCTATGAATCCGCGCCCCGCAGACATGCCGTCTGTAAACGAACGCTGGTCGAATGCAAGCCATGCCCCCGATAATCCTGCCAGCAGACCGCTTATCATGACGCCGTAGTACCTGTAACGTGGTACGCTTATCCCGACTGTGTCTGCCGCTTCAGGATTTTCTCCGACCGATCTGAGCCGCAAGCCGAATCTTGATCTGAAGATTATAAAGTGGCTGGCAATCACGGCGAGTATCGTAAATATCACAAGCGGATTTCCGAAAAGCCCGGAGATCTCGGGTGAGGCGCTGCCGAAAGGAAGAGAAATGACGGGAAGGCCCGCGATCCTGTCCGAATTGCTCGAGCTGTGAAAAATTATTTGGAGCACGAACTTCGTGATACCGACCGCGAACAAGTTGATGGCAACTCCGGATATTATTTGGTCTGCCTTGATGTTGATCGAGATTATCGCATGGAGCAGGGAGGTGAGAAGGCCTCCGGCCAGTCCGCAGGCGATCCCGAAAAGAGGGCTGCCTGTATAATAAGTCCCAACGGTAGCACTGAAGGCGCCGTTAAGCATAATTCCTTCAAGCGCGATGTTCGTCACTCCGCCTCGCTCGCTGTAAACTCCGCCGAGCGACGCGAGCGCATAAGGTACAGTGATCCTCACCGTCTGGGCGAGAAACGCGAGTGAAAGAATCTGGCTTATCATGAGCTACAGTTGTGAATCCTTAATCTGATTTTCGAATCAAAGACCGATGTACCGTAATTCATATTTTAGAATTCAAAATCTAAAACTCTTCATCTTTCATTCAGTCGGCGCAATCTTGCGCTTCTTCAGGATATCGACGAGAGTATTCCGGAAGATCTTGTTGGACGATATTACGAATATGATTACGATTGCCTGCAGGATGCTGACAAGCTCCTTCGGGACCATCGTGTTTATAACGAGCCCGCCATAGTCGAGCATGCCAAAGAGAAGTGCGGCGAGAATAACACCGTAAGGATTGTTAAGTCCGAGAAGCGCAACCGCAATCCCCATAAACCCGATCCCGCTTGAAAATCCTTCTTCGTAATAGTATTTATATCCCATGACGAAATTTGTGCCGACAAGTCCGGCGATCGCGCCGCCAATCGTCATGCTGAGGATAATATTCCTGGAGACACTGATCCCGCCGTACTCCGCGGCTTTCGGATTCAAGCCGACGACCCGGAGCTCATAACCTTTTCTTGTC contains these protein-coding regions:
- a CDS encoding ABC transporter permease encodes the protein MISQILSLAFLAQTVRITVPYALASLGGVYSERGGVTNIALEGIMLNGAFSATVGTYYTGSPLFGIACGLAGGLLTSLLHAIISINIKADQIISGVAINLFAVGITKFVLQIIFHSSSNSDRIAGLPVISLPFGSASPEISGLFGNPLVIFTILAVIASHFIIFRSRFGLRLRSVGENPEAADTVGISVPRYRYYGVMISGLLAGLSGAWLAFDQRSFTDGMSAGRGFIALAAMIVGKWNPLGAAAACLLFGFAESLQIQLQGAGLPTQFIQMIPYVATIVVLAGFIGKAVAPAADGIPYEKEK
- a CDS encoding cytochrome c, with amino-acid sequence MMNHIERKVVAAVAAFVLAAAFYACSSSGSASGVASVERGKEVYHEACAPCHGNDGDGNGPVSVSLRTKPRDFNKGIYKFRSTASGQLPTDYDLLRIINSGIYHTAMPSFNQMSVTDQYSVVQYLKSLSPMFSDSSQYPLDTVEVTEPVPYTYSSIEEGRQVYLTMHCWACHGAAGEGDGPSAPTVTDDEGNHIEPTNLTNPWDLKVARTPEKIYLVLSTGINGTPMPSFSQILSDHDRWNLANYVYSLSHADRYYDGKQTSDLK
- a CDS encoding purine-nucleoside phosphorylase; this translates as MELPFSQQADFIGEHFFRRDPVSRTRIFDIAVVLGSGLGGFTNHLEKKFALSTAHIPGYPASSVPGHRGEIVSAYLGRRRILVFSGRVHYYETVSTIDASVTAIVSHLLGIKRIILTNAAGILKTTFSPGSLMLIDDQINLTSGSVLADLQVPVTNLNPVYDRRLIQIASKASLETGVPLERGTYIGLTGPTYETEAEVKFYRQIGGDAIGMSTIHEAMFARYAGMEVMGISCLTNYSTGIRPQKLLHKEVTDIGRRVDKNFSRLLMSIIAQL